From one Brachypodium distachyon strain Bd21 chromosome 4, Brachypodium_distachyon_v3.0, whole genome shotgun sequence genomic stretch:
- the LOC100828330 gene encoding single myb histone 5, with product MGAPKQKWTAEEEAALKAGINKHGAGKWRTILKDPEFSSVLRYRSNVDLKDKWRNMNVTVNASGSRNDKARTAPTAKKPRSAPKQEGPSTALAAITSDGDDDVADVMPLATGSAKKSLSRLENIILEAVKSLNEPTGSYKTAVSNYIEEQYWPPADFDHVLSAKLNELTATGKLIKVHRKYRIAPSSSFLEGRSSKMLLLEDIQKEPNKVDRAERVERSERVERAERVERLERVERDGLVAQTKSQVDAELARMRNMTAEEAAAAAARAVAEADAIMAEAEAAVREAEAAEADAVAAQAFAEAAMLTLKNRSSAKLIIRG from the exons ATGGGGGCGCCGAAGCAGAAGTggacggccgaggaggaggcggcgctcaAGGCCGGGATCAACAAGCACGGCGCCGGGAAATGGCGCACCATACTCAAGGACCCCGAGTTCAGCAGCGTCCTGCGCTACCGCTCCAACGTTGACCTCAAG GACAAGTGGCGGAACATGAACGTCACAGTGAACGCGTCGGGCTCTCGCAACGATAAGGCGAGGACGGCGCCCACCGCTAAGAAGCCGAGGTCTGCTCCGAAGCAGGAGGGCCCCTCGACGGCACTGGCCGCGATCACTTCTGACGGCGACGATGACGTTGCCGACGTGATGCCTCTCGCGACGGGTTCGGCGAAGAAGTCCCTTTCCAG GCTAGAGAATATCATTTTGGAGGCCGTGAAGAGCTTGAATGAGCCTACAGGGTCATATAAAACAGCCGTTTCTAATTACATCGAG GAGCAATACTGGCCACCTGCCGATTTTGACCATGTACTGTCTGCAAAACTTAATGAGCTGACAGCAACTGGGAAATTAATTAAG GTGCATCGGAAGTACAGGATAGCCCCTAGCTCATCTTTTCTAGAAGGGCGAAGCTCTAAAATGCTGCTGCTTGAAGATATACAAAAGGAGCCCAACAAGGTAGATAGAGCAGAGAGGGTGGAGAGATCAGAGAGGGTAGAGAGAGCGGAGAGGGTAGAGAGATTGGAGAGGGTAGAGAGGGATGGTTTGGTAGCCCAAACTAAATCTCAAGTAGATGCTGAACTGGCACGGATGAGAAACATGACTGCCGAAgaggctgcagctgcagctgcccGTGCAGTTGCAGAGGCAGACGCTATCATGGCAGAAGCTGAAGCCGCAGTAAGAGAAGCGGAGGCTGCAGAAGCTGATGCTGTAGCTGCACAAGCCTTCGCTGAAGCAGCAATGCTGACCTTGAAAAACAGAAGTTCAGCAAAATTG ATCATTCGAGGTTGA
- the LOC100842807 gene encoding uncharacterized protein LOC100842807, which yields MEWNEDKGTILTSAHLFCSRPPNVDVWLGGQEYARDAEVRVQLLHIDDVEVRGQLIYLDEQYGFALISVPMDPAETLPRFCNELIFSEDIFLLGRDRWDLQIENCKVMNKGAGSYQHHHYMYFDAVVSGCCFGGAVINLEGVVIGLIASAIEFIPSSTILKCLHLWRTFNCIPRIHLGMKLFGIKCLNLKSKEKISRKYHIDAGLIVLEVSGGSNAETHGVRIGDTVNRECIATAIQLENMLLDTCKGYLEKGIGCDSDKDVVLVLDVFNTTKRLPGRIHLTAKLSRGVEIIERGKYGVSMKTCSTLI from the exons ATGGAGTGGAATGAGGACAAAGGAACCATTTTAACATCTGCGCATCTCTTTTGCTCAAGGCCTCCAAACGTGGATGTGTGGTTAGGTGGACAAGAGTATGCTCGAGATGCTGAG GTCCGTGTTCAGTTATTGCATATCGATGATGTTGAAGTGAGGGGTCAATTGATTTATTTAGATGAGCAATATGGTTTTGCTCTGATCAGTGTACCTATGGATCCAGCAGAAACGTTACCTCGTTTTTGCAATGAACTGATATTTTCCGAGGACATTTTCCTCCTTGGAAGAGACAGGTGGGATTTGCAGATAGAGAATTGCAAAGTGATGAACAAAGGTGCAGGCTCGTATCAGCATCACCATTACATGTACTTTGATGCTGTTGTCTCAGGG TGTTGTTTTGGAGGGGCAGTAATCAACTTGGAAGGAGTTGTTATTGGATTGATAGCTAGTGCCATTGAATTTATACCTTCTTCAACCATTCTCAAATGCTTGCATCTTTGGAGGACATTCAA TTGTATCCCCCGTATCCATCTTGGGATGAAGTTGTTTGGCATCAAATGTCTGAACCTTAAGAGTAAAGAGAAGATATCTCGAAAGTACCATATTGATGCTGGTCTTATCGTCCTAGAG GTGTCAGGAGGATCGAATGCCGAGACTCATGGTGTTAGGATTGGTGATACTGTGAACAGAGAATGCATTGCTACTGCAATTCAG TTGGAGAATATGTTGCTGGATACATGCAAGGGCTATTTGGAAAAAGGAATTGGCTGCGATTCCGACAAGGATGTAGTGTTAGTG CTTGACGTGTTCAACACCACCAAACGCCTCCCTGGCAGAATACACTTAACTGCAAAACTGTCTCGTGGTGTTGAAATCATTGAAAGAG GCAAATACGGAGTTTCTATGAAAACATGCTCTACCTTGATTTGA